The Ovis aries strain OAR_USU_Benz2616 breed Rambouillet chromosome 2, ARS-UI_Ramb_v3.0, whole genome shotgun sequence nucleotide sequence TGTCAGAAGGTAAGAGTAATATTGAGTGATTGTAAGATTGTACCTTCTATTTAGGGTACAGTTAGTTAAGTTAGGGTACATCTATTCAGTTAAGTGTTCATAAGGGGGCAAAGTATTATGAATTAAAGTGCTGTTTTTTCAACTTATACTTTGTTATTATAATACGTGGGgcagaattgaaatgaaaaagtgatgtaaaatgcatttaaataaacGTTAACATAATAAAGCCTCAAAGCGAGTCAAAGAAATAAGTCAATGAAAAGATATaagatagaaagaaaaacaaagatgcaAATCAAGGCACTTACTACAAAATTTAACTaatgaaaattgtattttaaaaatcagtggtaacattttggaaaacagctATTTTTCTTTGGATTCGATAAATGTGTATACTATTTTGAACAGAAGGCGCCttttaaacagcagaaatgtgcCCATTAAAGAGGTTATAATAGTAATTGAGCCTTACCAATGAAAACGTATGGTTTTCCAGAAGAGCAAAATCAACATCAtcattcaaatattcaaatttctGATAAGGCTATCAAAAAATCAAAGTCCATGAAATCAGCTCTTTGTAGATAAGACATAGCATATTTAGGGCAGAGAAGAAATGTCATCAGTTATTGGGAATTTTGTGGATGGAGCTGAGTAAAAGCACAGATTAATAATTACTATGTTTGGGGGACCAATATTAATAAATAGACTATCTAAAACGTCTACAttccaaaatgaaattttagtAAATACCTTAAGAAAAAATATCAGATGTTCTAAAGTACCTATTTAAACTCTTAAGGACAAGGAACAATTTTACAAAGATCTTCAGTGGAGAAAATGATATCgtgttttttgtgtttcttgGTTTTCACATCTCCCTGTCAaattcaggatcttagtttcccaaccagggatcgaacctgtggcccctgtattgggagcacagtctctggaccaccagggaagttccatgtgGTATGTTTTCTTTCACACATACTAATTAATACCTGTGAGAAGCAATTATCTAGCcagttttaaaagaatttatttggCCTATGGCACCAGTATACTTAGggatatactatataatatatggCATCTTGCCTAGATCAAAGATTAATCTTTGCAAAAGACTTCCTATTTAGGAAATATGATTGGTACCACATCTCCTTTTAAATTTGAGTGGAAATGTATAGATTTTATTAAACTGCAGACTCTCTCTGTAGGCTAAAGCAGGGGTGGGAGAGTAATTGGAAAGTCTCTCCTTAATGAATAAGATTTTGATAACAAAACGATGCAAATGTTTGCTTTCTCAAGTAGCAGTATTAAAAAATCCTTATacttaaatatttcacaattctGTTGACTTTTacacaatgaataaataaagtttcAAAAATCAATTGTTTATTTGAATAGAAATATTCTACCGCTTGGGGAGGACTTCAAACACTGACTTCTCTATGGTTGTTTCTTATACCAGCTCTCCCAGAAACTACCTGTTCCATATCTGCCTCCAGAGAATATAATAGAAGATATTGTAAAACCTTTAGGGACATTACATGAAAGCAATTATAGTTTTCAGTTGACTTTCCAACAGTGATGTAATCCTAAAGAGGaatgtttgctttaattttttatgtttctgaaaatacgaatttataattaaaaattgcaGTCAAAGACCCTGCATATATATTGGGCAAGATTTCCAAAGTTTGCCAACTGtataaactgaagcacagaaacaCACCAAATTAGTAATTGAATATTGATAAATAAAGGATGAACATGTAATGCCTATTGTGTTGCTTTATCTAATCGATCACTTAATCTTAAAGGCAAtatttcaaaggggaaaaaaaataccactCCAGGTATTTACAGTCCTCATGTTTTAGTGCCAAAGAAAGATAGGAAGTATGGCTAAGATGTTAAAGACAAGGTTGATAGTTTAAAAcgataatatttgtaaaatactcATTTCAAACCAAATGCCATTTGCTAAAAATACTCAGtcaaatttttaacaaataagtATAATCAAACTTGGATTGAAATCCCCATTTCTCAAAGTAAATATGGTCAGACTtgaaagaagcagagagaagttTACAACAAACACTGGATTTGAGGTTTTCATTCAGAAAATAGAGGTGCTTGTCCTATGGGGTCGTTCTGCCCCGCACTCAGGCTGgttccaccccaccccatccacaGTACATCATCATGTCCTTGGCATCCTATGGCCTCACGGGGCATCTGCTTGTGATGCAAGGTATCTTGCAACATGGTCTAGGGTGTCACTAGCAGTGAATGACACATCCTGGACTCAGTCCAATTATAAAACAACCTGGGGACTTTCAAGACTTCAGAAGCAAGCATTAATTTTCTTTATGACAGTGATCTCTTAGTTTCTTAGTTGTGATTGTTCAAGTTGCCAGAAGCATTAGTTCTTGTTGCAAATTGCTtgtctttaaaatgatttttttcctttaatttagaACAGGTCAAAGCACCCTAAAATACCTCAAATCTGTTGGCCGCTTTATAATTACAAAGTCTAGACCAAGTTacactatttaaaatataaatgaataatacaTCTGAACCGACAGCTGGTATGCCAAGTTGTAGCCTGAGGCTGCTTTAAGATGGTTGAAATGCAGTATAATGTAAACGCTTGGAAGTGAAGGACTATTAATTGAAAGCCAGACTGATAGTGAAGAGGGTGGGATCATGGATAAGGTGCCATTCAAGCTAACCATATGTAGCATATCATCTACAGTGGGTATTTTCAATGTTTATCATGgacatttttaatttcaagtctGGAAATGAGCCTTCCAATTATTAACAGAAGTGTCCTACACAAATGAAGAAGTTTCATAGTGCTACACatcttttgtattctttttagccaccaaaaaaaaaaaaactgcaagaaaaatataatattttatattaagctAGAAATATAATCAGAATAGAATTGGTGACtagttttttctttctactctcaATATTTACTTAGTCAAAACTGAACTAATTCAGCTGACACTTGTAAATATGGTTGAGTGTCTTTATGTCTCCTTTGACTCTGTGTTTCAACAGGCAGCAAAAATGAAAAGCCTTTACTTTGTGGCTGGATTGCTTGTAATGCTGGCACAAGGCAGCTGGCAACATTCCCTTCAGAACACAGAGGAGAAATCCAGGTATTAAATCTTTAGATTTGAACTAACATAGCACTATGCTTATTATACAGCCCAAGATAACTGTGACTAGTCAATAGGTCTCAGTAATTTGGAATAAACACCCTGCACAGTTGTCAGATGTTTAAAGTATCATTGTGATAAAGGCTTTTCTGGAGTACAGATAGGAGTAGGTTATTTCATAACCAAGGGAGTGGGGAATGTTGAAAAATATGATACATGGGAAATGATAGCTCTTTGAAATCTTTGGCTGATCCTGTCTGTCCATTCATTACTCACACTGCATGGTAGATCATTTTAATTATTCTcaccaactttttctttttattttaaaaaataacatcattTCCTACTAATTATAAAATTAGTAAGAAATTTTACATGTACATTCATGATAGACAATATGCATGTACTGTATGTAAATACATCCCAGATCATTTATAGCTTTGCATTGTGTTTTTTCTCTTAGCATTTTATTGttagattatttttataacattacaAATATCTATTAAACGTATGATATTTAATGACTACATACTATTCCATCTTATAAATGTACAATATTTATTTAGCTACCCGTCCTCTTTTGAATACTTAAGTGTTCTTCAAATTTTCCTACAAAAAGCCTGCCAATAACATTTTTCCTACATTTCTTACTATTTTCTGAGGATTTATTTCTAGTGGTAAAATAATTATGTCAAAGGATTTGAatgagtttaaatttttttataatatcTTGCCAACTTGCTTTCCAGAAAACTAATACACATGCAGATTCCCACTGGCATTATAGAAATTCTCCTCTCACAATATCCTCCCCGGTATTTAATCCTTGCTAATTTGACAGGTAAAAATAGTATCTCATTTCTATTTTGAGTCTTAATCATATTGAATATTTCCCCACATAGCCATGCCAGCCAACTGTTGATTATTGGCATGTGGCTTATCCACGACATAGTTTCCAATTAGCAAgtgggctttttcttttctttctctgaacttTCAATTGTCTTTCCATTAGCTGCCACATAGCCAGGTGATGGAGCTACTTTTTTATAGcaatatatgcaaaacagaatttGGAATATAAATCTGCTGCCCAAACAAAAATGATTTGGGACGCTTcgctcttttaaaatattcaaggcGTGTTGCTCTCTTCTGGCATTATTAACATAATGAGTAGATGAATTTGttgaaaaaagatttatttaatcCTATTTCAGAAAAAGAGAAGCCAGTTGAAAAATCAGTTGCTAGAATTCCAAATCAGAGTACATTCAACTCTGGTAAAACCATGGGATTCCCATGGCAAATTAAGGTCTTTCTGAACTGCCAACTAAAATGCTCGGGGAACCTGCCTTCCAGCTTCATGTGGTTCCATATTTTGTAGAGAAGCTGCTCCTCAAGTGAATCTGCTCTTGAGGAGAGATGTAGTTGCACCAATCACTGTTCTTCACAGTTCATTCCCAGCTCCCCAGACCGACCCGCTCGGCGATCCGGATCAGATCAGTGAAGACAAGCGCCACTCACAGGGCACATTCACCAGTGACTACAGCAAGTACCTGGACTCCAGGCGTGCCCAGGATTTCGTGCAGTGGCTGATGAATACCAAGAGAAACAAGTAAGAATTTGAACCTCATCAGAAGTGTACGCTCAAATGTATTACTTAAATATGTCTAAAATTCTTCCTGACTTTCTTAAGTTATCATACCTATCAAATAATGCCCATAAACTCATTTGATTCTGATAATGTTTAAGCTTGGTGGTGCTAACCTCCATATTATGCCTTTGCATGTCCCACCCATCACCCCTTCAAAactcttgctgctaagtcgcttcagtcatgtccgactctgtacgaccccgtagacggcagcccaccaggctctgctgtccttgggattctccaggcaagaacactggagtgggttgccattccttctccaatgcatgaaagtgaaaaatgaaagtgaaatcgctcagtcgtgtccgactcctagcgaccccatggactgcagcctaccaggctcctccgtccatgggattttccaggcaagagtactggagtggggtgccattgccttcattaCCTACCCTCAAATGGGACATAgactttaaataattttcccaactttggtcttagcaatatttactctgttgcccattttattttaaaattgaaagctgACTTTTGTGAAACTGCAAGGTTAGGAATCTAATTCCTGACCAAAAGACAAGAGCAAATTCAACATTCTCTTGTAGGGTTCAAACTCATGACTATGATCACATTCAAAATATCCTCTAGCCAAGTTCATCACGGTGAGAAATGGAAACAGATGCAGTCTTTTTCTTGTAGAATACAATCCAAGATACACATTAAAATTACAGCCTAGCAGCACAGCATAAAGAGAGAAGAAGGCACATAGGAACACAAGCCTATCGTAAGGCATacattttaatgttgaatttcttTGACAGTGTTGGGGTTTTTGCTGCATGAGGCTACTGGAGGAAATCAGCCACAAGGGTTTCACAGGGATGGTGGAATTTCACAATTTCTTTGGAGGGTGGCCCACAAAGGGAGGGAGTTATGCATGCAAAGTAGCTGAAGGAATCTAAATATCAGGAAAAGGGAATATATTTGTCTGGATAGAATGGAGAAgggtagagagaaagagagaaaccagcaagaagaattaaagaggatTGTTGACCAAAAATTCGTAAAGTGGAGAGTACAGGAAAGATGGTGATCATGGTCAAAGAAGACACCAGAAGTTCTAGCTAAGGATtacagatggggcttcccaggtggctcagtggtattgaatccacctaccaatgcaggagacataagagatgcaggatcggtccctgagtcaggcagatcccctggaggaggaaatggcaacccactctagtattcttgcctggaaaattccatggacagaggaccctggcgggttacagtccatggggtcacaaagagtcggacatgactgagctactgagcatgcattGGTGAAACAGGAGAAatcacaaatttggaaaactgcaaACTGTCTTCATTTCTAGAGAGACAATGTCACAACTTGGCGAATGAACGTAAAATAATCCTAGCTACCAGGTGGTTTCTGTTGTGTTTAACATGAAACCTTCCAGGGCTTATATATGATGGAGCAGCTGACCATCTTTCTGGTCAACTCCTTCCATGGGGCATTCTGTACACACGTGAGGGTGATGTAAGGTCATTCTTTTAGCTTTCCTCACTGCTAGATCATCATACATTTCCTTTAATCCATTATCCTGTGGTCCTTTCAATGACATTTTGTGACACTCCTTTGCTTTCCTTCGATTCAATAAACTAACTCTGACCCCATGTGTTGGAGTaggaaacagaaacccactccactattcctgcctggaaaattccatggacagtggagcctggcaggctacagtccatggggtcccagagtgaGCGACGGAGTACGCACACATGACCCCAGATGTACAAATGACAAGCTGCTGCTTTGTTTGCAAGTGGCATGGCACAGTAGATAGCCCTCACACTTTTGGACTGAAGTAAGGGCAGCTTTAAGAATTAATGACACAGACAAGTGGAAGAGGTGAAAATGGGTCACTGGGTGGAGTGAGGGAGCTTAGCCTCCCTTAATTGTCGTTAGATTGCCCCCATCAACCTTCACTCCCAATAATTAATGTAGCTTTCTGATGAGTCTCCTACACACCCTCATCTCCCCAAATCTCCCTCTAAGCCCCCTCCACACAGAATCCAGAACCCGAAGCTGCCATTGCTTATAGGTGAGAACCATATTGCTAAAGAGACAGATCTTCAATTTAACTTTCACATTTCTTTCAGGAATAACATTGCCAAACGTCATGATGAATTTGAGAGACATGCTGAAGGGACCTTTACCAGTGATGTAAGTTCTTATTTGGAAGGCCAAGCTGCCAAGGAATTCATTGCTTGGCTGGTGAAAGGCCGAGGAAGGCGAGAGTAAGTCTgtacattcttaatttttttttttttttgcttgatgCTGAAAACTTAGATTACAGTTATCCATAAATGGATCTGCATTATGAAGCCATTAATATAGTCTCACAAAGTAAGGGAATAACTCCTGTTGGTGGGAGACAGTTTATAAAAGTCTCATCTGTTTTATCTTTGAGAGCAAGTATTAATGATAGCATCACACAGGTTACTATTTATCCTCCATTATTAGTTGCGTTAAAATTAGGTATTAATTTACCAGTCCAGGATACTTCTGAGGATAAACAGAGTACTTCTGATAACTACACTAGGAAAATAAGCTTAAATTAGGACTGTCCAAAAAAACTAGGGataagggaagagaagaaataatgCTGAAAACttagtttcattttaaatattcacataGTTTATGTATTAAACTTCATTGCAGGTAAAAATGCGATGAAGACAGGAAGGAGCTAAAGATGTTTAATGAAATGACgttcaaaacaaaaatatgtggAAACATTCATCTATTTAATGATGTATCCATTTTTTATGAGACTACCATAGAGATAATCATTAAATTATTACAGTTGAAAATGAGCCTAAGACCTTTAGGTACTTCCTTGGATCTTACCACAGccaaacagacccacagaccaAACAGACCATCTCATTTTCTTGTGACCATTTTGATTGACTTTGAATTATGAAAATCAAGAGATTCATGTTACActctatttttatctttagtggggttttttttttttttgccataccttatggcgtgtgggatcctagtttcccaaccatggatcaacccaggccccctgaagtTGGAAACacagagtattaaccactggaccatcagggatgtCTTTAGTGAGATTTTCAACAAGAGTATTGAGATTTTAAGGAGCTCTCAAGACAAAAGGGAACTAGTAttgtcactgatttttaaaacagcagcaataaaatttataaaatcaatGGGAAAATAGTCACACAAGATTATTTTATAGTGTTTTAAAGAGATACCCCAATTCTGTTAAACAAACCAGAGAAAATATCTAATATAGACTAAGGTTTAATCCCTTAAGACTGTACTTGGCAAAGCTGTTTTGCTCATCATTAGTTTTATAGgatatattatatttttctgaatatgctgctgctgctgctgctaagttccttcagtcgtgtccgactctgtgtgaccccagagacggcagcccaccaggctcccccaaccctgggattctccaggcaagaacactggagtgggttgccatttccttctccattatctGAATACAGTCAAATCAATAGTTTCAATAATAAGTTTTATGTTGACAATACACTAAAATCTTAGAAGCAGCTGGAATACAGAAAAGGGCTTTGTTTCACGTCCTGGCTCTGCGCTTGTCTACCTAATTCGCTTTCTGACATTCAAGTTATGAGGCTTTTTGTGGTAAGCCCTCTGTAAATAGAAACATATGGTTTCTCAGTGACCCTTACACAGGTTACCAGGAGCAGGCAACCAATAAgcatttctttgaaatgtttaaCCAAATGCTGATTTTACCCCTCCATTTCTCAGTTTCCCGGAAGAAGTCAACATCGTTGAAGAACTCCGCCGCAGACACGCCGATGGCTCTTTCTCTGATGAGATGAATACCGTTCTCGATAGTCTTGCTACCCGAGACTTTATAAACTGGTTGCTTCAGACGAAAATTACTGACAGGTGACTGTCTTTTGGTTCATCCCTGAAACCATCAAAACTTTCATAGGTATTATCATACTGCTATAGGCTGTTGCTACATGAAGGAAAGAGTCTTTACTCTCTTGGTATACAATCAAAATTATGAATCATTCAAGagtatattattatatttgtttctgATCATTACAATTTTATCCTTTCACTCATTGATTCCAAATACTTTTCCTGAATGTTGGTAAGGGACAAGTTCAAAACACAAACGGATGCATAAAAGGAGAAGATGAACAGTCTTTATCAAAATAAATCATCGAAACATTTT carries:
- the GCG gene encoding pro-glucagon isoform X2; amino-acid sequence: MKSLYFVAGLLVMLAQGSWQHSLQNTEEKSSSFPAPQTDPLGDPDQISEDKRHSQGTFTSDYSKYLDSRRAQDFVQWLMNTKRNKNNIAKRHDEFERHAEGTFTSDVSSYLEGQAAKEFIAWLVKGRGRRDFPEEVNIVEELRRRHADGSFSDEMNTVLDSLATRDFINWLLQTKITDR
- the GCG gene encoding pro-glucagon isoform X1, whose translation is MKSLYFVAGLLVMLAQGSWQHSLQNTEEKSSSFPAPQTDPLGDPDQISEDKRHSQGTFTSDYSKYLDSRRAQDFVQWLMNTKRNKNNIAKRHDEFERHAEGTFTSDVSSYLEGQAAKEFIAWLVKGRGRRDFPEEVNIVEELRRRHADGSFSDEMNTVLDSLATRDFINWLLQTKITDRK